A window from Brachyhypopomus gauderio isolate BG-103 chromosome 6, BGAUD_0.2, whole genome shotgun sequence encodes these proteins:
- the LOC143516327 gene encoding uncharacterized protein LOC143516327 codes for MMCIFSSGALLKDTAKAVIIPLKNGIISVTRIYESLIDADVDPISGQCSNYTSIRQQIVQTQQSLEESEQAASTGLRGLDQHLEKLTAYERKLQQEIRDTETTLCNFRTEQMSNEKLLNYSKSALEQARHNLGSAEETKRNQEKRRRDAEIVTGVGAGLFAIPIIGWIAGAVMVSVGAAEMSQASEAIRVAEEEVRNSESQVETYKSKVSDYEHEIYQLELSIRRKYDELTQIHKEIQQVKEKNKGVAEFQWKVRRVVQLLSDLSGKSRVVECQTRRFILQEPVMTMMEEVMKAAEQVTGNELLCTEDIPQLIWTMRETYQVCTLYSNNEEEDYY; via the exons ATGATGTGCATCTTTTCATCTGG GGCGTTGTTGAAGGATACAGCCAAGGCCGTTATCATTCCTCTGAAAAATGGCATCATCTCCGTCACCAGAATCTATGAGTCCCTCATAGATGCAGATGTAGATCCCATTAGTGGACAGTGCTCCAACTACACCTCCATCAGACAGCAGATAGTGCAGACCCAGCAGAGTCTGGAGGAGTCAGAACAGGCAGCCAGTACAGGACTGAGGGGTCTGGATCAACACCTTGAGAAACTTACAGCATATGAGAGAAAACTTCAACAGGAAATAAGAGATACAGAAACTACCTTATGTAACTTCAGAACAGAGCAGATGTCTAATGAAAAGTTACTGAATTACTCTAAAAGTGCTTTAGAGCAGGCCAGACACAATCTGGGCTCAGCTGAAGAAACTAAACGCAATCAGGAGAAGAGGAGACGTGATGCTGAGATAGTAACAGGAGTTGGAGCAGGATTGTTCGCTATACCAATTATTGGATGGATTGCTG GGGCTGTCATGGTGAGTGTTGGTGCAGCAGAAATGTCTCAAGCGTCAGAAGCTATCAGAGTGGCAGAAGAGGAAGTAAGAAATTCTGAGTCCCAAGTGGAAACATACAAAAGTAAAGTGTCTGACTATGAACATGAGATTTACCAGTTGGAGCTCAGCATCAGACGGAAATATGATGAGTTGACGCAGATCCATAAAGAAATCCAGCAGGTGAAGGAGAAGAATAAGGGTGTAGCTGAGTTCCAGTGGAAAGTTAGAAGAGTCGTCCAGTTACTGAGTGACCTGAGTGGGAAGAGCAGAGTAGTTGAGTGTCAAACTCGCAGATTCATCCTCCAGGAACCagtgatgacgatgatggaggAAGTGATGAAGGCAGCAGAACAAGTCACAGGAAATGAGCTCCTATGTACTGAAGATATACCACAACTCATCTGGACCATGAGAGAGACTTACCAAGTCTGTACCTTATACAGTAACAATGAAGAGGAAGACTATTACTGA